ggcctcctgcctgggacctcctaactactcctggtcgtcggcggtctccacgtagtagtaggcgacGGGGTGGCAtttggctcctgggatccaccatctggttgcatcaaccagaaagaaaaaggaagggggaaaaggggtagcaaagcaaccgtgagtactcatccaaagtactcgcaagcatcagatctatactaagtatgcattggtatcaaatggaagggttgtatctgtggactgaactgcaaactgccagaataggggggaaggcctagcctatcgaagactagcatcttcaagcagctccaagcatcttgcagcatgtagaagagtaaagaatagcattttatatttaacaaacatgttgtagcattaatgcccagagatccttcctcgactccctgcgagaaagcaatctaggagccacatatctcaagtatccatttctagttgtaatagatcaggatataagtatgaacgtctgttaccgtggacacggctattaatagataatcttccctgcaggggtgcaccatgttttccaacatgcttgattactctggccggacacacttttctgggtcaatgcccggcctcgaaaaatcaacacgtcgtagccctacctaggctcagcagagaggtccccgccggtctacatcctaagcactccggggtctgagCCCATCGCAcgttgcactccggatcgttgCGCGCAGGGCGATCCAGGCGACCTCCATTGGGGCGCTGACCAGGCCATGCCGCAATGctaaactggacgtctgacaaagcttcggctgataccacgacgtcgaggcccataactattctcgcgtggtggttagtgcgtaaaggccaaaggccaactcagaacaaataccgaaaccatagtgtattattagtttgcggagacgagcagagactcacgataatgtgaccccgtcgccccgtctcgaggaaatacggcaagggctagcccagcccactcAGGGGCGGCCTGCCTGCCCGGctgtgcctcgtaaccatcttgcgtgtgctctccgggcccgcccgactttcccaagggtctcaagtaaagtcaaggtgaccgtgtgtccaaacatcaaggggaaaacccgaggaaccaccctcggtggattccactcgatgtaatcgtcaaggtggacgtaagaggaaccaccctcgaggttcacacttgaggagttgcacgacagagtcgtatcggaagtggttaaagaggaaccaccctcgttgaccacgaccgaataactatACTACAGaaatctcatcaggagtgatgtatgaggttccacccccggcactcgatggtaactctgcagagtcgagcaacaaaaggggtgtgatgtgatctgaggtgtcgggctctggtaacaaggacaaggtggggtcactgatggatcactaaccaacctatactaagcagtttaggataagcaggtaaggtacaataagcaggttacaaaagcaggctatgcatcagaataggagcaaacaataacaatagcaaaatctaatgcaagcatgagagaatggaatgggcgatatcgggaagatcaaagggggggcttgcctggaagctccgctgaaagggaagaagggtcgtcgtcgacgtagtcgatcacatgggcatcaacagcggtctaggggtctaccggagagaagagggggaagaaacagtaaatacagagcaaacaagtgcatgacatgacaataagcaGCACTAGGCGTGTTCTAACGCGATGCTACACGATACCGACAAAGGGTGAAAACATCCGAGAaagctttcccgaagtttggcattttcagaCAAACGAACCGGTGggggaaggttgcatgttcgctatgctagggacgtgtgacagatgaatggactgcgtatttggattcgtctcgtcgttctgagcaactttcgtgtataaaactttttcatctgagttacggattattttctatgaattattaaagTTTTAGCAATTTCTATAATTATTATGAAGTCTAAAATggggttattgcatcagcatgacgtcatcatgatgtcagcaatCAATTGAGTTGACCAGAGTCaaccctgacgtgtggggccattCTATCATAGACTAAAAACTAATTAACGGTTTTAACTAACTAACCAAGGTAATTAGGTAAATTCAAcatagttaattaagttaatcttACTGATTAGCTAATTAATTGATTGATTAATTTTATTTAGTATTAATTTCGTTCTAAACTGGGGgtgggcccctgtggtcagtggcaCAAGGCCACGCCCTAGCTGTGGCACACACACAGGGGGCCAACTATGGCCATGGTGTGGCCAGGGGAGGCACTAGCAGCGCCGGTGAGGCCGGCGAGCGAGGGGCGAGACTGGAGGCGgcgcggcagtggcggcggcggtggtggccgcGAGCGGCGAGCAGCAGCGGCTGGGCGTACAGGGGCAGGTGCGGGCGAAGGCGGGAGCGCGACGGGGAGGCTGTTGGCCGCAGCCGGGGAAGGCGAGGCCAGCACGCGGATGGGGAACGGCCgcagcgcggccatggtggccaacGGCGCGTGCGGCCACCTACGACGACGGGGACGAGGGGGCGAGGGGGAATCGGCGAGGGGCTCACAGCGGAGCGTAGGGGATGNNNNNNNNNNNNNNNNNNNNNNNNNNNNNNNNNNNNNNNNNNNNNNNNNNNNNNNNNNNNNNNNNNNNNNNNNNNNNNNNNNNNNNNNNNNNNNNNNNNNNNNNNNNNNNNNNNNNNNNNNNNNNNNNNNNNNNNNNNNNNNNNNNNNNNNNNNNNNNNNNNNNNNNNNNNNNNNNNNNNNNNNNNNNNNNNNNNNNNNNNNNNNNNNNNNNNNNNNNNNNNNNNNNNNNNNNNNNNNNNNNNNNNNNNNNNNNNNNNNNNNNNNNNNNNNNNNNNNNNNNNNNNNNNNNNNNNNNNNNNNNNNNNNNNNNNNNNNNNNNNNNNNNNNNNNNNNNNNNNNNNNNNNNNNNNNNNNNNNNNNNNNNNNNNNNNNNNNNNNNNNNNNNNNNNNNNNNNNNNNNNNNNNNNNNNNNNNNNNNNNNNNNNNNNNNNNNNNNNNNNNNNNNNNNNNNNNNNNNNNNNNNNNNNNNNNNNNNNNNNNNNNNNNNNNNNNNNNNNNNNNNNNNNNNNNNNNNNNNNNNNNNNNNNNNNNNNNNNNNGAGCTGAGAGGGCCAGTGGGCCGGCTGGCCgcggtgggccgaggcccaggggaAGGCTAGGGgcactcccacccctttttcttttatttacttttgctGTTTGATTTAATTTTGAATTTTGAAATCGGACGTgattgaatcatcgcgaggttaacaacagtaattaCGGTGACGTAGCATCATtaacgtggaattactgtagcataattatccgggcgttacacatcACCCGTGACAGCCTTGCCAAGACCTCCCGCCACAATGCACCTCGCCAAGCCCATGGCCGTCGCACACGCCAACACCAGCCTCCACGTTGCTCGCTGGAAATCCAACTGAGAAGTCTGCCATCTAGAGCCTCCCGTGCCCATCCATGGACCCGAGACTGCTCCCGTCTCAAGCCTGGATAGATCCTTCCCCACCCCTGGGTAGCCCACAGGCTCGTGCCCGAACATGAGCAAGAGCAAATAAGGACATAACCGCCCCACCCTGCTTTGATTGAGCAAAGGGCGACCATCCCAACGGTGCACGACCATGGATCGAGGGAAGGGATGGATCTGTGGCCTGCCTGGTTATAGATCCACACCCTTGGAGGCGGTTCAAAAATGGAGTGTGGCCAGGCCAGCCCTACGGCAGCGGTCTGTGCAAACCCGGATAGGGTTTGGAGGAAAGCCCGACTCAGGCTGACGCCATCACAAACGGCAGGAAAGGGGAGCACAATGCCGCAAAGGCATGCACGAGCACCATCCAGGTCAGCCCCCTGAACCCGCATGCCGTCAGACGCCATCCACCACCAAATACCAGATCCACAACGGCCTCCGCCCAACCGACATGACCACGCCAGGTCACGCCTGCGAGTTGACACCACGAACCTCACCCCGAGAGCAGCAGGCCGCCCCACCGCTGCCCAGAGGACCACGAGCAGCGCCGCCACGCCAGCATGAGCACACAAGTTGTCGCCTTTTGCACGCCATGACCTGCATCAGACGTGTCCGAGCCTCGCCAGCGAGGTGCCTCGCACCGCCCGCAACCATCAGATATGAGCCGAACCCAGACCAGGCTATCGCCATGAAGGTGAGGCCGCACTGTGAAGCCGCCCATCGTCGCCAACCCCCGCCATGCATGGCGCCCCTCACCAGCGTCACGCCACTGCTCAATGTCGTGCGTGAGGAGGAAGAGGCCCCCATGCCGCCGACACCGGCGAGGCGGCGAGGAGGGGGCATGGAAGAGAGGAGGTGCGAGGTCCGGAGGGGAAAATGTTTGTACAAGTTTCCTTACACGAATCAAACTACAGTACCGAGTTCGTTGGAAATTTGTATGCGTGAGTATTTCACATGAACCGTGCATGGGTATTTCACTGTTTTTACGTACTACTTTCGTCTGTAAATAGTACTTGTCGAGAAATaaatgtatttagatgtattttagttctacaaacattcatttttatccatttcttcgataagtattttcggacggaatgATATTTCACATGTTCAATCAGCTCACAAAGGTCCTTTATTGTTACGTAACTTGTCATTACACATACAAGCACAACAGCTCCGTTATTCTGCAGCGTAGATAGCGAGAGACGCATGCATGTTTTTATCCAGGACAGACCACAACTCCACATCGTTTCTTCAGTAGATACGTACGCACGCATGGGTAGGTATGGGTATGTGTATGTCGATCTGCACGCGTACGTGCACGAGCCATGCATGATGCATGCACGGCGCGCGCTGGCTGGCTCAGTAGTACGGCTGGAGCTTCCAGCGTTGGTTGTCGCCCTCGCACCACTTCCAGAGCACGACCTCGGTGCCGTCGCGCACGCCGCCGTGGTACTTGTCGCCGTTGAGGGCGTCGAAGTTGAGGTAGATGTTGTTCACCATGCGCACACACCTGAAGCCGTTGCCCACGTCCCTGCTCTCCGTCCACAGCACCGACTCGTCCAGGTAGTCTGGGTTGTACGGCACCAGACGCACCTGCATGCCCGTCGAACACGCTCAGTAAGTTCTGCCATGGACCCATGGTGATTCTTGAATCTTGATACCAATTTATGGGAAGGCAGATCAGTTAGGGCAGGGAGACTCTACTTACAGGGTGGGACTGGCCGAGGGAGTGCTTGATGGCCTGCCCGGTGGCCTTGTTCACCATGGCGAAGGCGGGGTACCCCTCCTCGTCCTTGATGCTGGTGCTCCACCTCATGTCCTTGATCCAGTGCTGGTAGTCGTCCTTGGGGTTGGCCGGCGCCAGCACCACCTTGCCGTTGCGCACGGACATGGCGTAGTTGGGGTTGGCGCGGCAGTAGATCTTCACCGTCGGCTGCGGCGGCATGGGGCGCCCGCCGCAGTTGCCGTCGATGTTCACCTGCGACATGCCGTACGGCACCGGCGCCGCGTACCCGGGCGTCGCCATCCCGTACCCGCCGTAGGTCTCGCGGTAGTAGTCCATGGCTATATGCTCGATCTGCGCAATGCATGCCGACGGGACGGAGGAATTTATAGGGGCGACGGGACGATCATATTCCATTGGTGTGCTACAATACATGGCGTTGGCCTCACGCTGCCTGTCAGGTGATAAGCGATGTCGATGtgcggggtggtggtggtggtgggattCCATGGGATAGATAGATGATGCCATGGGACACTAGCTAGGTGGGGAGATGTGGGCGTGCCGGACCAAGCTAGAGCGTGAGCTGGCTAGCTTTGCGTGATTCCATTTCTTTCTGGtagttttgggaagaagaatccctCTCGTACGTCCTCTATTATTGCTGGGGACGAGATAGCTAGGGGAAGCCGAATTTTACGCTGTGCTGTGCTTTGTCGCCGCACCGATACGCCCCTGTTGAGAGTACGTTGTACACTGCATATGTATAGGACTAAGGTCTGTATTTATATCGTTGTATCTCTCTCTCCCCCGTATATTTGTATATCTTAGGAGACAAGTAGAGGCCGGTCCACCCTGTATCTATATATGTGCACCATGCACACAATCAATGATCATCGATTCGTGCAATCCCATTCTTCCTaactaacatggtatcagtttagcACGCCGATCCCTTTCCCACCTtccgcactagccgccgccgcgccctacagcagccgccgccgcctcccttgcgccgccgccgccgctgccctcctccCCAAGTTGTCGCCGcgccccccaaaccctaaccctaccccgcgccgccgccactcccCCCTCCCACCCgagccgcgcacccctccccttgcCGCCGCTCCCATGGCGTCCCCTCAATCCAGCAACTCCAATCCGTTCGCCGGACTCGTACCCGACGCCACCGCCGTCCGTGATCTCGACATCCACACCCGTGTTCCCATCAAGCTTGATCAGTCCACCTCCTCGTACTACGCATGGAAGACCTACTTCAACCTCGTCTTCCGCGAGTACCACCTCCTCGAGCACGTCGACGGGACCGTGGATGGCGATCTCATGGTGGATGATCCGGACTAGGCGGCCATCGAGGCCTCTCTCATCCGGTGGTTCTACCTCACCGTCTCCCCGGACATCTTCCACACGGTCGTCTCGGAGGATGACGACGCGTGCGCCGTATGGACCAAGATCAACAACCTCTTCACCGATAACAAGCTTCAACGTCTTGTGTTCTTGCAGCAGGAATTTTTCGGGTGCCACCAAGATGATTCCTCCATCGATGACTACTGCATGCGTCTCAAGCGCCTCGCCGATGAGCTCCGTGATATCGGCGCCAAGGTGTCGGACGCGCTCATGCTTAGcaccctcaccgccggcctcaatgaGGACTTCGGCAACGTGGCTTCGAACCTCTCCCTGCTGCCGAACCCGACTTTCCAGTCCGTCACCGCGTACTTACGCTTGGAGGAACAGCGGATGAAGAAGGTCAAAGCCCGCGTCCAccacaccgccctcgccgccgggaCATCTCGCGGGCAGCCGCAGCCCGCCCCGCCCTAACCGCGTCCGCCGGCGCCACCGGGGTACTACCCTCTCCCGCCCACTCCGCCCGCACCTCCCGCtcctcagcagcagcagtagcagggcgggggcggcggccgcCGCAACAGGCTTGTGGGGGAGGGGGTGGAGGTCGTtcccagcagcagcagcaccagccGCCAGGGTACGGGGGGGCCCAGCGCCAACATCAGCCCTCCCCGCCCTGGGCCGTCGGCCCTAACCCGTGGACCGGCGTGGTCCACACGCTTACCACATGCCGGTCCCACGAGCCCCGGGCATCCTTGGGCCGCACCCGGCCGGGCCGCAGGCACACCTCGCCGCTGCACCCTACCAGGCGGGTGGGGGCGGCCACGCCCCTGGTGGCTACGCGCCGGGCTTCGCGCCGGGCGGCTACGCGCCTCCGCCGGCGTCCTACGGCTATGCGCCGCCGCCTGCACCAGCTCCGCCCGGTAGCTACTCGCTCCCTCCGGCTCCATGGGATCCCGCTCTGCTCGCTGCACTTCACTCGGCGCCGTCTCCCTCCAATTACGGAGGTggcggtgattggtacatggacacggggGCTACCGCCCACATGACGTCGCACCCCGGTAACCTTGCATCTTCCTTCCCAGTCACCACTTCGAACCGCATCACCTTTGGTGATGGTTCCCCCGTACCCATTACTCATGTCGGTCATAGTTTCTTTCCATCTAATTCTATGCCTATTAACATGACTAATGTTCTTGTCTCACCTAACCTAGTTAAAAATCTTGTCTCCGTTCGTCGTCTTGCACGTGACAATCCTCTCACCGTTGAATTTGATGGCCTTGGTTtctctgtgaaggacgcccgtacgcggatggtgctccaccgatgtgacagccccgacgactTATACCCGgtgcactccgcctccaccgccaccgcctcacCAGTCGCTCTCGCCGCCGGTGTCGACCTCTGGCACGCACGCTTGGGTCACCCCAACTCCACCGTCCTTCGCCAGATTCTCAAGAGTTTTTCATTTTCATGTAATAAATTCGACGAGCACACTTGTCATGCTTGCCGTCTCGGCAAGCACGTTCGTCGACCGTTTAGCGAGTCAAACACTATTTCTTCTTTTCCGTTTCAGTTAatccatagtgatgtttggacatctcccgtTGCGAGCAACACCGGTTTCATATATTATCTTGTTTTACTTGATGATTTCTCTCACTTTGCATGGACGTTTCCGCTCCGTCGCAAATCCAATGTTCTCGCCACTCTCACGGCCTTTTACTCCTACGTCACTACCCAGTTCGGGCGCCCTATCCTCGCCCTTCAGACTGACAACGGCAAAGAGTTTGACAATGCTGCCACTCGCCATCTTCTCACCTCTCACGGTACCACTTTTCGTCTCACATGCCCCTACACATCTCAGCAGAACGGCCGCGCCGAGCGGATcctccgcactcttaatgactgcgtccgCACGTTGTTGTTTCACTCCAACGTGCCCCCTCGGTTCTGGACTGACGCTCTCGCCACCGCCACTCTCCTAGTTAACATTAGGCCTTGTCGTCCACGCTGGAACTACACACCCCATCACCTTCTTTTTGGTTCCCCTCCCTCCTACGATGGTCTTCGCATCTTTGGATGTTTGTGTTATCCCAGCACCGCCTCCACCtcaccacacaaactcgctcctcgcTCCGTAGCATGTATCTTCCTAGGCTACCctcctaacaccaaaggttaccggtgctacgaccccgtctcccaccgtgtgtaCACCTCTCGACACGTGTACTTTGACGAGCGGGTTTTTCCTTTTCATCAGGTTCCACCCTCTGCAGCAGACTCGGCGCTCCCTGATGGTGTCCCGGATGCGGACTCGGTGATGCCCCCGGCGCGGCCTCCCCTGGCCCCGGCGCGGCTCCTNNNNNNNNNNNNNNNNNNNNNNNNNNNNNNNNNNNNNNNNNNNNNNNNNNNNNNNNNNNNNNNNNNNNNNNNNNNNNNNNNNNNNNNNNNNNNNNNNNNNNNNNNNNNNNNNNNNNNNNNNNNNNNNNNNNNNNNNNNNNNNNNNNNNNNNNNNNNNNNNNNNNNNNNNNNNNNNNNNNNNNNNNNNNNNNNNNNNNNNNNNNNNNNNNNNNNNNNNNNNNNNNNNNNNNNNNNNNNNNNNNNNNNNNNNNNNNNNNNNNNNNNNNNNNNNNNNNNGCCCTGCATGGCCCCGGGTGGCCCTTCGGCTTCCACCGCGCCGGGCGACGTACCTGGCCCCGCCCCGGCCGGCTCCACCTCGGCTGGCCCCGCCACTGCAGCCGGCTTCGGTCCCGCTGTAACGCCGGGCGTGACGGACTCTTCATCACCCCCGTCCGTCAACCCCGCCGCAGCCGACCCGCCTTCCACCGGCATGGTGACACGGTCCCGCGCCGGCATCCACCGCCCCAGCACGCGCTATGCTGCTGACGAGTACGCGTGCGCGGTGTCGACATCATCCTCTCCACCGTCGCCCATACCCTCGTCCGCACGCGCCGCTCTCCGCGATCCACATTGGCTCGCCGCGATGCGCGAGGAGTTTGACGCGTTGCAGCGCAACCGCACATGGCATCTTGTGCCGCGACCCCCTCACGCCAACGTCATCAGTGGCAAATGGGTGTTCCGCCACAAGACCAACCCCGAcagttctctcgagcgctacaaggctcgttgggtggagcgcggtttccgccagcgcgccggtgtggacttcaccgacaccttcgctccggttgtcaaaccgggcacgatccgtaCGGTGCTTCAGCTAGCGGTCTCCCGGGCCTGGCCAGTGCATCAGTTGGATGTTTCCAACGCATTTCTGCACGGCCATCTCACGGAGCGGGTCTTCTGCGAGCAGTCGACTGGTTTTGTTGACGCCGAGCATCCCGACCATGTCTGCCTGCTCTCTCGGTCCCTCTATGGATTGAAGCAGGCCCCCAGGGCATGGTACCAGCGTATGGCCGGGTTCCTACAACAGCTTGGGTTTCATACAACCCGCTCCGATGCGTCGTTGTTCGTCTATCATCAGGGCACTGCCACTGCCTATCTGCTGCTCTATGTGGACGACATTATCCTGACGGCATCCTCTCCTGGGCTTCTTCAGCAGCTCACGGCTCGTCTACGTGATGAGTTTGCCCTCAAGGATCTTGGAGCACTGCActacttccttggcattgaggtcgttcgTCGTGCCGACGGGTTCTTTCGgcatcagcagaagtacgctcatgagcttcTTGAGCGCGCGGGCATGCTTAGTTGCAAGACCGCGTCCACGCCTGTTGACACCAAGGCGAAGGTTTCTGCTTTGGAGGGTTCCCCTGCGCCAGATGCGGCGTTCTACCGCTCCATCGTTGGCGCCCTGCAGTATCTCACCCTCACTCGGCCTGACCTGCAGTATGCAGTTCAgcaggtatgcctccatatgcacTCCCCGCGTGATTCCCAttggactctggtgaagcgtatccTTCGGTATATACGCGGCACTATGACCATGGGGCTCACCCTGACGGCTTCCTCCTCCATCGACATGGTCGCCTACTCCGATGCTGATTGGGCTGGCTGCCCAGACACGCGTCGTTCTACGTCAGGCTATTGTGTCTACCTCGGGCCTTCGCTGatatcgtggtcgtccaagcggcagcccacggtctcTCGCTCGAGCGCCGAGGCGGAGTATCGGGCAGTGGCTAACGCCGTTGCTGAGTGCTCTTGGCTCCGTCAGCTTCTTCAGGAGTTGCTCTGTGTGGTTCCCAAGGCCACGATCatctactgtgacaacgtctccgCCGTCTACCTCTCCACCAACCCCGTACACCATCGCcgtacgaagcatattgagctcgacattcacttcgttCGCGAGCAGGTAGCTCTTGGGAAGGTTCGTGTTCTACACGTTCCTACCACTCAGCAGTTTGCCGATGTCATGACTAAGGGACTACCGACCCCAGTCtttgaggagtttcggtccagtctctgtgtctccggcgacgcttcgactgcggggggtgttgagcgTACGTTGTACACTACATATGTATAGGACTAGGGTCTGTATTTATACCgttgtatctctctctctccccccgtaTATTTATATATCTTGGGAGACAAGTAGAGACCGGTCCACCCTGTACCTATATATGTGCACCATGCACACGGTCAATGATCATCGATTCGTGCAATCCCATTCTCCTAACTAACAGCCCCCATTCACATTCCCGGTGTGCTCATGATGTGCTCGTTTCAAAAGTGAAGATTTTTCTCTTGAGAAGAACTTGaaaggaaagaaaggaaaaaataaatattCGCGCTAGAAATGGTAAGGTAAAGCGTCAAGACGGAGCGGCCCATTTCTGGAATCTGGATATATACCCGCAGCACCCGAGGCGGGCCGGACTTGACTCCGTTATGTAAATTAAACAATTGTACGTGGCCCGGCAAGAAATATGGCATTGGATTCGTCTAATCATTGCCCGGTCTACCAGTACGGCCCAGCGCAAGACAAGATCTCGAAATAAAACTTATTGGGGGGTGCGGATTAACTGAGCTCGAGCTTGGGTGAATAGTAAAAtcccaaaaaaaatctaaaaaaattgtgGCAACATTTGAGAAATGTTTAAATGCTTGCAAAGTTTCACCACAAAATGACATTCGTGAAAgtgtggcaaaaaaacaaaatcgatgctccaaaaaaGTTTTTTGTAAGTGATGATTTTTTTCCACGATTGTCATCTCACGATGAAACATTGCAAGCATTGAAAATATTtgtcaaatttgtcacacaaaaatttcagaatttgttgcttttgtttacaattttttcggattttactgttcacccgagctcatatgaGTTCGAGCTGAGAAGGGATCTTTCGCTTATCAGGTTGTATAGTTCAATCAGTTTTCAAGACCTTCAAGGTTAGTTTAGTTTGAGCTGATATGGTCTTCTGCCaaagggcatcttcaacgctgaCTCCCAAATCGGACACCGTATTCGTCCGTGGACTGGTGGCTATCAGTTCGCGGAAAGTGATgcaggagccggccatccaaccgtGCCCGCATACATTTCAAGCCGGATTTCAGCAAACCGAATGAAGTACATGCAAACCAAATGATTTTCATCTAAACCAGAGCACATTCATTATATTTTCAACATTTTTTCATTAAACTAGCCTTTACATGTTAGTGCCTCTTCTTATTCCTTTTTTCTATTTTGGAGTCGTTTTAAACatgttttgtactccctctgtaaggaaatataagagcgtttagatcactaaagtagtgatctaagcGCTCTTATATTTCCTTATAGAGGGAGTATATTTTATTCTCACAATGTTAACTGAATTTTGAAGGAAATTTGTAGATTGCTTAATTGTATGGAAAAGAATCTAGGACTTTTCATGACCAATTGCCCTAGTTCTTAAGAATGGTATCATGGTGTAATGTAAAGGCTAGTATCACTACAAGAAGGTTGCTACATGGCATACTAATTGCAAAGAGCACTTTCCCTGGACTA
This region of Triticum aestivum cultivar Chinese Spring chromosome 2D, IWGSC CS RefSeq v2.1, whole genome shotgun sequence genomic DNA includes:
- the LOC123051527 gene encoding ricin B-like lectin R40G3, giving the protein MESHHHHHPAHRHRLSPDRQREANAMYCSTPMEYDRPVAPINSSVPSACIAQIEHIAMDYYRETYGGYGMATPGYAAPVPYGMSQVNIDGNCGGRPMPPQPTVKIYCRANPNYAMSVRNGKVVLAPANPKDDYQHWIKDMRWSTSIKDEEGYPAFAMVNKATGQAIKHSLGQSHPVRLVPYNPDYLDESVLWTESRDVGNGFRCVRMVNNIYLNFDALNGDKYHGGVRDGTEVVLWKWCEGDNQRWKLQPYY